The Borreliella mayonii genome has a segment encoding these proteins:
- a CDS encoding SPOR domain-containing protein produces the protein MKDLNENNDNNKGFFVALTSIATVCIIIFLGTIIFFPNKNLASDIAEKNIVLEEDKDQKTLENVDQNEKSLKVSETQNEIIIDLTQDLNKEKKTTNKTSNVSQKSKTIEKPQPTTQKILNTSQKSKTIEKPQPTTQKIPNTSQKSKTIEKPQPTTQKIPNTSQKSKTIEKPQPTTQKIPNTSQKSKTIEKPQPVAQKTLNIDNIYDPNTEYYIQFVSLSDPINADNYIQKLLKYNIIAKIYSATIDNNDIYRVRSGPYKTKSEAKADFKKIAGISEFKETYILSVNK, from the coding sequence ATGAAAGATTTGAATGAAAACAATGATAATAATAAAGGATTTTTTGTAGCATTAACCTCGATTGCAACAGTTTGTATCATAATATTTCTTGGAACAATTATTTTCTTTCCAAACAAAAATTTGGCCTCAGACATTGCAGAAAAAAATATTGTTCTAGAAGAAGACAAAGATCAAAAAACCTTAGAAAACGTTGACCAAAATGAAAAATCTTTAAAGGTATCTGAAACTCAAAATGAAATAATCATAGATTTAACACAAGATTTAAATAAAGAAAAAAAAACTACAAACAAAACATCTAATGTTTCTCAGAAATCAAAAACTATTGAAAAGCCTCAACCCACAACTCAAAAAATACTTAATACTTCTCAGAAATCAAAAACTATTGAAAAGCCTCAACCCACAACTCAAAAAATACCTAATACTTCTCAGAAATCAAAAACTATTGAAAAGCCTCAACCCACAACTCAAAAAATACCTAATACTTCTCAGAAATCAAAAACTATTGAAAAGCCTCAACCCACAACTCAAAAAATACCTAATACTTCTCAGAAATCAAAAACTATTGAAAAGCCTCAACCCGTAGCCCAAAAAACTTTGAATATTGATAACATATATGATCCTAATACAGAATATTACATACAATTTGTATCACTCTCAGACCCAATCAATGCTGACAACTATATTCAAAAATTACTCAAATATAATATCATTGCTAAAATATATTCTGCAACAATAGATAATAATGATATTTACAGAGTAAGATCTGGCCCTTATAAAACAAAATCGGAAGCAAAAGCAGACTTTAAAAAAATAGCAGGAATAAGCGAATTTAAAGAAACTTACATATTATCCGTTAACAAATAG
- the coaE gene encoding dephospho-CoA kinase (Dephospho-CoA kinase (CoaE) performs the final step in coenzyme A biosynthesis.), which produces MGRNPLIIGITGRIASGKDTASKIISNKYGFYEINVDKLGHSVLNEKKEEIVKIFGKKILNTKNEIDKLFLRNLVFNDNKELKKLESISHPIILSKTKKILIQNQSTKIIINAALLFKINLEKLCNYIIVLKAKNSIIKNRLLYSIPSIDLNIINKILKIQKDIFFKKNIINLRIINIINNKNYAHLEKEIEKKMQEVINYERFE; this is translated from the coding sequence GTGGGGAGAAATCCATTAATCATTGGAATAACAGGAAGAATTGCATCTGGCAAAGATACTGCTTCAAAAATAATTAGCAATAAATATGGATTTTACGAAATAAATGTAGACAAGCTTGGACATTCAGTATTAAATGAAAAAAAAGAAGAAATAGTTAAAATATTTGGTAAAAAAATATTAAATACTAAAAATGAAATAGATAAACTCTTTCTAAGAAATCTTGTATTTAATGACAATAAAGAATTAAAAAAGCTTGAAAGCATATCACACCCAATCATACTTAGCAAAACAAAAAAAATCCTAATTCAAAACCAATCTACAAAAATAATAATCAATGCTGCTTTACTTTTTAAAATAAATTTAGAAAAACTTTGCAACTATATAATTGTGCTTAAGGCAAAGAATTCTATAATAAAAAATAGATTATTATATTCTATACCAAGCATTGACTTGAATATAATCAATAAAATACTCAAAATCCAAAAAGATATTTTTTTTAAAAAAAATATTATAAACTTAAGAATAATCAATATAATTAATAACAAGAATTATGCACATCTAGAAAAAGAAATTGAAAAAAAAATGCAGGAGGTAATTAACTATGAAAGATTTGAATGA
- the polA gene encoding DNA polymerase I — MKEIYLIDALNIIFRNYHVMKNYPLLNTQGENVNAFIGFFKTLFFIIKEKNPEHLIITFDSEVPTFRKQKYPNYKATRDSPPDDLIPQIGWIKEGLLKAKIPIFEIEGYEADDLLASFAKKAANNNYLTYIISPDKDLLQTMSEHIKILKIENNSFIEMNNEYVIKKFGVNSFQIKDYLAIVGDRSDNIPGIKGIGPKGAANLLREFKTLKGIYSNLKLINKKHQELLTKEKENAFLSYELVSLEENLKIPEIENFALKNFSEEIIPLFEKHSAIALIKTYKKDILKQEKENADQKSLFKQESTTNRLDEINTIDTENVQYRSITTKIELDNLIESLKKAKYISVDTETSSLDTYTAKLIGISISFKEFEGYYIPIEAKGKIYIEKNYIIQKFNNLFESNPKIIGQNYKFDYKILKNNGFSPILPYFDTMIAAYLIDTNSKVSLDFLAEKYLMHKNIKYEDVIQKNDNFANISLKMATSYSSEDADITFRLFNIFTKKLKEDKLGKLMHEIEMPFNKVIIEMEENGIYLDKEYLKEYGKELGKELEIIENEIIKSIGIDFNLNSPKQMHEILFEKLNLKLPEKMKKDSTDIKVLESLRGQHESIENLIKYRQIAKLKSTYTDNLIELINHKTNRVHTSFIQTKTATGRITSINPNLQNIPIKDEKGRKIRKAFKPENGNIFISADYSQIELAILAHLSQDEVLIKAFKNNKDIHSETASKLFKIEEKEITPNLRRIAKSINFGIIYRMSDFRLAKELGIAKEEAKGFINSYFESYPKIKEFIINQINFVRNAGYSETILKRRRYIKEINSNNYLERSAAERIAINSIIQGSAADIMKIAMVKVFNEFKSKKMESKILLQVHDEMLIESPIEEENEAKKILKIMMETAYTLNLPLRANIETGKSWGEIH, encoded by the coding sequence ATGAAAGAAATTTACCTAATTGACGCACTAAACATAATATTTAGAAATTATCACGTAATGAAAAATTATCCACTTTTAAACACACAAGGAGAAAATGTAAACGCATTTATTGGTTTTTTTAAAACATTATTTTTCATAATAAAAGAAAAAAATCCTGAACATTTGATTATCACCTTTGACTCAGAGGTACCAACTTTTAGAAAACAAAAATATCCAAACTACAAGGCAACAAGAGATTCACCTCCGGATGATTTAATACCTCAAATCGGATGGATAAAAGAAGGTCTTTTAAAGGCAAAAATACCAATCTTTGAGATCGAAGGCTACGAAGCTGACGATCTTTTAGCTAGTTTTGCCAAAAAAGCTGCTAATAATAACTATTTAACTTACATTATTTCCCCTGACAAAGACTTGCTGCAAACAATGTCAGAGCACATAAAAATACTTAAAATTGAAAACAACAGCTTTATTGAAATGAATAATGAATACGTAATAAAAAAATTTGGAGTAAATAGCTTTCAAATAAAAGATTATTTAGCTATTGTTGGAGACAGATCTGATAATATACCCGGAATAAAAGGAATTGGACCAAAAGGAGCAGCAAATTTATTAAGAGAATTTAAAACCTTAAAAGGGATATATTCAAATTTAAAACTAATAAATAAAAAACATCAAGAACTTTTAACCAAAGAAAAAGAAAATGCTTTTTTAAGCTACGAACTTGTAAGTCTTGAAGAAAATTTAAAAATTCCAGAAATTGAAAATTTCGCCTTAAAAAATTTTAGTGAAGAGATAATACCCTTGTTTGAAAAGCACTCAGCAATTGCTCTAATAAAAACTTATAAAAAGGATATCTTAAAACAAGAAAAAGAAAATGCAGACCAAAAAAGCCTATTTAAGCAAGAATCTACTACTAACAGATTAGATGAAATAAATACAATTGACACAGAGAATGTTCAATACCGCTCAATAACAACAAAAATAGAGCTTGACAATTTAATAGAAAGCCTTAAAAAGGCTAAATACATATCAGTAGACACAGAAACATCTTCGCTTGACACCTACACAGCAAAATTAATTGGGATTTCCATTTCATTTAAAGAATTTGAAGGGTACTACATTCCAATAGAAGCCAAAGGAAAAATTTACATAGAAAAAAATTATATAATACAAAAATTTAACAATCTTTTTGAATCAAATCCAAAAATAATTGGTCAAAATTATAAATTTGACTATAAAATACTTAAAAATAATGGATTTAGTCCTATACTACCTTATTTTGATACAATGATTGCAGCATACCTTATTGACACAAACTCAAAAGTATCGCTTGATTTTCTTGCAGAAAAATATTTAATGCATAAAAATATTAAATACGAAGATGTTATACAAAAAAATGATAACTTCGCAAATATATCTTTAAAAATGGCAACAAGTTATTCATCTGAAGATGCTGATATTACATTTAGATTATTTAATATATTTACCAAAAAATTAAAAGAAGATAAACTTGGCAAGTTAATGCACGAAATAGAAATGCCCTTTAACAAGGTAATTATAGAAATGGAAGAAAATGGCATTTACCTTGATAAAGAATATTTAAAAGAATATGGAAAAGAACTTGGAAAAGAATTAGAAATAATCGAAAATGAAATAATAAAAAGCATAGGAATTGATTTTAATCTAAATTCTCCAAAACAAATGCATGAAATTTTATTTGAAAAATTAAATCTAAAATTACCAGAAAAAATGAAAAAAGATTCAACTGATATAAAAGTGCTTGAATCTCTCAGGGGACAGCATGAATCAATTGAAAATTTAATAAAATACAGACAAATTGCAAAATTGAAGAGTACCTACACAGACAATTTGATAGAATTAATAAACCATAAAACAAACAGAGTGCATACAAGCTTCATACAAACAAAAACAGCAACTGGTAGAATAACTAGCATAAATCCTAACTTACAAAACATACCAATAAAAGATGAAAAAGGACGAAAAATAAGAAAAGCATTTAAACCAGAAAATGGAAATATTTTTATTTCAGCTGATTATTCTCAAATTGAGCTTGCCATACTTGCTCATTTATCACAAGATGAAGTCCTTATTAAAGCATTTAAAAACAATAAAGACATTCATTCAGAAACTGCTTCTAAGCTTTTCAAAATAGAGGAAAAAGAAATTACTCCTAACTTGAGAAGAATAGCAAAATCTATTAATTTTGGAATAATTTATAGAATGTCAGATTTTAGACTTGCAAAAGAGCTGGGAATCGCAAAAGAAGAAGCAAAAGGATTTATAAACTCTTATTTTGAATCTTATCCAAAAATCAAAGAGTTTATAATAAATCAAATAAACTTCGTAAGAAATGCTGGATATAGTGAAACCATCTTAAAAAGAAGAAGATATATAAAAGAAATTAATAGCAATAATTATCTAGAAAGATCTGCCGCTGAAAGAATAGCAATAAATAGCATAATTCAGGGTAGTGCCGCTGATATCATGAAAATTGCAATGGTCAAAGTATTTAATGAATTTAAAAGTAAAAAAATGGAATCGAAAATATTACTGCAAGTACACGATGAAATGCTCATCGAATCTCCTATTGAAGAAGAAAATGAAGCAAAGAAAATATTAAAAATTATGATGGAAACTGCTTACACATTAAACCTACCTTTAAGAGCAAATATTGAAACGGGTAAATCGTGGGGAGAAATCCATTAA
- the fliS gene encoding flagellar export chaperone FliS — MVAKEKIYKQTQVNTSNPLSILIMLYEKAIQDLKVAKELIKDGNWQNAVKANEKIFHAQEIITELMSTLNFEQGGNISTNLLSIYLFLNKELENVLLKKEIHKIDNVIKQLQILNFTWKELRKKENNVTQGKLGINIVS; from the coding sequence TTGGTAGCAAAAGAAAAAATATACAAACAAACACAAGTAAACACATCAAATCCCCTCTCAATATTGATAATGCTTTATGAGAAAGCAATACAGGATTTAAAAGTTGCAAAAGAGCTTATAAAAGATGGTAATTGGCAAAATGCGGTTAAAGCTAATGAAAAAATCTTTCATGCACAAGAAATCATTACTGAATTAATGTCAACCTTAAATTTTGAACAAGGTGGAAACATCTCTACAAACTTACTCTCAATATACTTATTTCTAAACAAAGAGCTAGAAAATGTTCTTTTAAAAAAAGAAATACACAAAATTGACAATGTTATAAAACAACTGCAAATATTAAACTTTACATGGAAAGAGTTAAGAAAAAAAGAAAATAATGTTACTCAAGGTAAATTAGGAATCAATATTGTCAGCTAA
- a CDS encoding response regulator — MKESKKALIADDSLFMRKNLIKILSQLGFKEFLEAEDGIQAVKEFEKQNNIDLITLDITMMGMDGITALERMYEINKKLLKKVNILMVTAIGKQELIQKALSLGARGYITKPFKKDQIIEQIKLLD; from the coding sequence TTGAAAGAAAGCAAAAAAGCTTTAATAGCTGATGACTCACTTTTTATGAGAAAAAACCTAATAAAAATCCTAAGTCAATTAGGATTTAAAGAATTTTTAGAAGCCGAAGATGGCATTCAAGCTGTTAAAGAATTTGAAAAACAAAATAATATTGATCTAATAACACTCGATATAACAATGATGGGAATGGATGGAATCACGGCTCTTGAGAGAATGTATGAAATTAATAAAAAATTGCTTAAAAAAGTTAATATATTAATGGTTACAGCTATTGGAAAACAAGAATTAATACAAAAAGCTTTATCTCTTGGAGCTAGAGGATACATTACAAAACCTTTTAAAAAAGACCAAATAATAGAACAAATTAAACTTTTGGATTAG
- the ligA gene encoding NAD-dependent DNA ligase LigA, translating to MSSEVQQEIADLKKLIRKWDKEYYVDSLPSVEDIVYDKHILRLQELESKYPEYKTLDSPTLKFGSDLLNNFKEVEHSVPILSLDKVYDLNLLKSWIDKIDFNNSFNISVEPKIDGCSIVLYYKDGILEKALTRGNGKFGNDVTKNIRTIRYIPLFLDEKVDLVLRGEVYIAKENFLKINKFLEKPYTNSRNLASGILRRVDSREVANFPLNIFIYDFLNAGLEFKTNDLATARLKKLGFKVNPLIRFFDQKSSIREVLNYIVDITKKRDSFEYEIDGVVLKVSDFVLRERLGYTAHHPKWAMAYKFEALSGFSKVNSIVVQVGRSGKITPVANIDKIFVSGAFITSATLHNQDYIASIGLNVGDVVKVSRRGDVIPAVEMVINKFSTGFFKVPDNCPACKTVVVKEGSHFFCTNNNCPSVAVERIKYFCSKNCMDIEGFSDKIISFLFEKKFISSEIDLYTFDFYKLLKFKGFKDRKINNLINSIEASKKKPFSKLLLSMGIKDLGENTIRLLFLNDLNSFSKLFKLCQDRYFAFSTLLKIKGIGEKIAFNIIEAFNDSIMLNKFKFFENLEFKMEEFIKIDDENKLLVGKKFCITGTFNGYSRSIVIDKLKNKGAIFNTCVTRNLDFLIVGEKAGSKLEKAMSLNIKIISFEDIKSYLD from the coding sequence ATGAGCAGCGAAGTACAGCAAGAAATTGCAGACTTGAAGAAGTTGATTAGAAAGTGGGATAAAGAATATTATGTCGATTCTTTGCCTAGTGTTGAAGATATTGTATATGATAAGCATATTTTAAGGCTCCAAGAGCTAGAAAGTAAGTACCCCGAATATAAGACCTTAGATTCTCCTACTCTTAAATTTGGCAGTGATCTTTTAAATAACTTTAAAGAGGTTGAACATTCTGTTCCTATATTAAGTCTTGATAAGGTTTATGATCTTAATTTGCTAAAATCATGGATAGATAAGATTGATTTTAATAATTCTTTTAATATTTCTGTTGAGCCAAAGATAGATGGATGTTCTATTGTTCTTTATTATAAAGATGGGATTCTTGAAAAAGCTCTTACTAGAGGTAATGGAAAATTTGGTAATGATGTTACTAAAAATATTAGAACCATTAGGTATATCCCTTTATTTCTTGATGAAAAAGTTGATTTAGTATTAAGGGGTGAGGTTTATATTGCTAAAGAAAATTTTTTAAAAATAAATAAATTTTTAGAAAAGCCTTATACTAATTCTAGAAATTTGGCTTCGGGAATACTTAGAAGGGTTGATAGCAGAGAGGTTGCTAATTTTCCTTTAAATATTTTTATTTATGATTTTTTGAATGCTGGATTGGAGTTTAAAACCAATGATTTAGCTACTGCAAGACTTAAGAAATTGGGGTTTAAGGTTAATCCTTTGATTAGATTTTTTGATCAAAAAAGTTCAATTCGAGAAGTTTTAAATTACATAGTAGATATAACAAAAAAAAGAGATTCTTTTGAATATGAAATAGATGGTGTTGTCCTTAAGGTTAGTGATTTTGTTTTAAGGGAAAGATTGGGATATACTGCGCATCATCCTAAATGGGCAATGGCTTACAAATTTGAAGCGCTTTCAGGTTTTAGCAAGGTAAATAGTATTGTTGTTCAGGTTGGACGTAGTGGTAAAATTACTCCTGTTGCTAATATTGATAAAATTTTTGTTTCAGGGGCTTTTATTACTAGTGCAACATTGCACAATCAAGATTATATAGCATCTATTGGTTTGAATGTTGGTGATGTTGTTAAAGTTTCAAGAAGAGGGGATGTAATTCCTGCTGTTGAAATGGTGATAAATAAATTTTCAACAGGATTTTTCAAGGTTCCTGATAATTGTCCGGCTTGCAAAACGGTTGTAGTAAAAGAGGGGTCACATTTCTTTTGTACAAATAATAATTGTCCTTCAGTAGCAGTTGAGAGAATAAAATATTTTTGTAGTAAAAATTGTATGGATATTGAAGGGTTTTCCGACAAAATAATTTCTTTTCTTTTTGAGAAAAAATTTATTTCTTCAGAAATTGATCTTTATACATTTGATTTTTATAAACTTCTTAAATTTAAAGGGTTTAAAGATAGAAAGATAAATAATTTAATAAATTCAATTGAAGCTAGCAAAAAAAAGCCATTTAGCAAATTACTTCTTAGCATGGGAATTAAAGATTTAGGAGAAAACACAATAAGGTTATTATTTCTTAATGATTTAAATTCATTTTCAAAGCTTTTTAAGCTTTGTCAAGATAGATATTTTGCTTTTTCAACATTGTTGAAAATTAAAGGCATAGGAGAAAAAATTGCTTTTAATATTATTGAAGCTTTTAATGATTCAATAATGCTTAATAAGTTTAAATTTTTTGAAAATTTGGAATTTAAAATGGAAGAGTTTATCAAGATTGATGATGAGAATAAGTTATTAGTCGGTAAAAAGTTTTGCATTACTGGAACTTTTAATGGTTATTCTAGATCTATTGTTATTGACAAGCTAAAAAATAAAGGAGCAATTTTTAACACTTGTGTGACTAGGAACTTAGATTTTCTTATTGTAGGAGAAAAAGCTGGATCAAAGCTTGAAAAAGCTATGAGTTTAAATATAAAAATTATTTCTTTTGAAGACATAAAAAGCTACTTAGATTAA
- a CDS encoding xanthine dehydrogenase family protein subunit M, whose protein sequence is MANVKVYYPESFNILSNLFNKNLNNYIIYNELDFKKNPNLFDIETLIDNFFIVGNFEKFNKVSLRGNFLEMGPCVTYNEILQIGKKNIPSLFYEFISKFNDKIYLNSINLANGFYYKNTVFDIYPLLLSLDAQIEFKNVLTKKTYVFSAYNLNRAEYIANRNTVLVTKFKFPMMNLWNRSFYHKIFFNTLSFDILEEADIIFICILLNIKRDIINDFLLKIFYDDKLIVIKDFQILLLNKSLPLSFSEIENSLKMLDKNIRDSKNFNIGERNLKLIKNFYLDILMSFNF, encoded by the coding sequence ATGGCTAATGTTAAGGTTTATTACCCTGAAAGTTTTAATATACTGTCTAATTTATTTAACAAAAATTTAAATAATTATATCATTTATAATGAGCTAGATTTTAAAAAAAATCCTAATTTATTTGATATAGAAACACTCATTGATAATTTTTTTATTGTTGGTAATTTTGAAAAATTTAATAAGGTGTCTTTAAGGGGTAATTTTCTTGAGATGGGGCCATGTGTTACTTACAACGAGATACTTCAGATTGGTAAGAAAAATATTCCAAGTTTGTTTTATGAATTTATTTCAAAATTTAATGATAAAATATATTTAAATAGTATTAACCTTGCAAATGGGTTTTATTATAAAAACACTGTTTTTGATATTTATCCTTTGTTGTTAAGCCTTGATGCTCAAATTGAGTTTAAAAATGTTTTAACCAAAAAAACTTATGTTTTTAGTGCTTATAATTTAAATAGAGCCGAGTATATTGCAAATCGAAACACTGTTCTTGTTACTAAATTTAAATTTCCAATGATGAATTTATGGAACAGAAGCTTTTATCATAAAATATTTTTCAATACCTTGTCTTTTGACATTTTGGAAGAAGCAGACATTATTTTTATATGCATTCTTTTAAACATAAAAAGAGACATTATAAATGATTTTTTGTTAAAAATATTTTATGATGACAAGTTGATAGTTATAAAGGATTTTCAGATTTTACTTTTAAACAAATCTTTGCCGCTTTCATTTTCTGAGATAGAAAATTCTCTTAAAATGTTGGATAAAAATATAAGAGATTCTAAAAATTTCAATATAGGAGAAAGAAATTTAAAGCTGATAAAGAATTTTTATTTAGACATATTAATGAGTTTTAATTTTTAA
- a CDS encoding HPr family phosphocarrier protein, producing MVKKEAIIKAVNGLHVRPASTFVKKAKEYSSEITIESDGKSVSGKSLFRLQTLELSSGKKLLICAEGEDEEIAASELAELIESFKE from the coding sequence ATGGTAAAAAAAGAAGCAATTATTAAGGCTGTAAACGGTTTGCATGTTAGGCCTGCATCAACTTTTGTAAAAAAAGCCAAAGAATATTCTAGTGAGATAACAATAGAATCTGACGGAAAGTCTGTTAGCGGGAAAAGTTTGTTCAGGCTTCAAACTTTGGAATTATCATCAGGTAAAAAGCTTTTGATATGTGCTGAGGGTGAGGATGAGGAGATTGCTGCTTCAGAGCTTGCAGAGCTTATCGAATCTTTTAAGGAATGA